GGTGACCGGCGCCGAGTACTCCGTCAACGCGGGCTCGACGGCGTCGATCTAGGGCCTGGCGCGACGGGGGCCGCCGGCCCCCGTCGCGCCTGCCGTCGGGTCAGCCCTTGCGCCACTTCTGGCCGGTGGTGCCGTTGCAGTCCCACAACTGGAGCCGGGCCCCGTCGGCGGTGTTGCGGTCCTTGATGTCGACGCACCTGTTGGCCTGGGGGTTGACCAGGTCACCGGCGGCGGTGAGGGTGAACTGCTGGGCGCCGGTGCCGTTGCAGGCGTAGAGCTGGACGGTCGCGCCGTTGGCGGTCGAGCCGCCGTCGACGTCCATGCACTTGCCGTTCTGGCTGCGCAGCGCCGAACCGCTGAACGTCCACTTCTGCGCGTTGGTGTTGTTGCAGTTCCACATCTGCAGCGGGGCGCGGTCGACGAAGTTCGAGCTGGGCACGTCGACGCACTTGTTGTTGAGGCTGCTGACAAGCGCGGTCGCGGTGCTCGTCGAGCCGCCGCCGAACGGGCTGAGGATCAGCCCGGCGGAGCGGGGGTCGCCGTCGTGCACGAGCGACTCGAACGCGCCGACGTCGTCGAAGGCGAACGCGTACGCCTTGCCGTCGGCCATGTTGGCGTGGATCAGCCGGGCGTACTGGTTGGTGGGGGAGTTGCGGTAGAAGGCGGCGGCGTCGGTGCTGGGCTGGGTGTCGACGGTGCCGAGCGTGCCGCGGTTCAGCGCCGCGCAGAGCGTACGCGAGATCGGGCCGACCACCTGGTCGTTCGGCGCGGGCAGGTCGCCGTCGCAGCCCCACACGCTCGCCGACGAGGGCCGCTTGAACGAGGCGACCACCTGACCGCTGCCGTTGGTGAAGGTCATGGTGGTGCCCGAGGTGCGGCCGTAGTAGCGGACGGACGGCTGGTCGGCGAAGGGCGCCACGGTGAGCGTCTTCGTGGTGTACGCGTTCCAGGCGGCGGCGATGTAGGAGTCGAGGTAGGTGGCGCTGAGCAGGCCGGCGCCGGCCGCCTTGCCCGGGGCGAGCACCCGCAACACGGTGCCGTCCGAGCGGGTCTGGACCGTGTTGGCCCAGCCGGACTGGGCCCGGATCCCGTCGATGACCGCGTTGCGCCCGTTCGCCACCACGTCGCCGGTCCGCCGGGTGACGCCGTTGGATCCGGTCACGGTCACCGCGTGCGGCACCGCGAACATGTCGACCTGCGAGCTGTTCAGCCACAGGCCCGAGTCGTTGTAGGTGAACTCGCTCCAGTCGAAGAGGATGTCGCGGTTGGCGTCGCCGGCCGCCCACGGCGCGGGCTGCACGAGGCCGTCGGGCGTGAGGAGGAACTTCAGCTTCTGCCCGAGCGCGAAGTAGACGCGGCCGGAGAAGCCGCGCGGGAACTGGAGGGTGGTGCTGCCGCCGTTGCCGGGGCCGGGGATGGAGGCGTCCGGCGCCGGCGACGGCGGGATCTGCCCGCCGGTCCAGGCCACGAACGCGCCGGACGCGGTCACGTAGCCGAGCCGGCCGGTGGACAGTTGGGTGCCGATGACGTACAGGTGCACGGCGTCGGCGCGGCCGGTGGTGTTGGTGACGGTGACGGGCAGCAGGCTCGGGCCGATCGCCTGCGCGGGCGCGGCGAGGGGCGGGCCGCTGCCAAGTGCGACGAGCAGGGTTGACGCGGCGGCGAGCAGCCGTTTCCGAAGACGCATGGGACACCTCGTTGGTGGCGGAGAGCGGCGGAGAGCGCTCTCTCAGCGTCTATCTGGAAACAAAGTTTGTCAATACGTTTCCGGCGAATTGTCCGGCCGGTGCCGGGCGAAGGCGTCCATCCGGCCCCAGCGGCCGGGCACGTTCAGCAGGGCGATGTGCTCGAACGTCGGCGGCAGCGCCGGGATCGTGGCGAGATGGTCCTCGTGCGGATCGAGGCCGAGCAGGGTGCGCAGCAGCAGCAGCGGAGCCCCGCTGGACCAGGCCTGCGGGCTGCCGGCGGTCGGGTAGCGGACCGGGTAGCGGGTGGTCCGGCGGTCGAAGCCGCCGAACGCCTCCGGCAGGCGTCCCTCGAAGTAGGCGGCGGCGGAGATGATGGCCTCGGCGATCCGGCCGGCCTCGTCGGTGAAGCCGTAGCGCCGCAGCCCCCAGGCGATGAAGGAGTTGTCGAACGGCCACACGGTGCCGGTGTGGTAACCCAGCGGGTTGTAGCGGCCCTGCCCCTCGGCCAGCGTGCGGACGCCCCAGCCGGAGAACAGGGCCGGGCTCATCAGATGCTCGGCCACCCGGGCGGCCCGCTCCGGTGGCACGATGCCGCTCCACAACAGGTGCCCGATGTTGGAGGTCAGGCTGTCCACCGGGGTGCCGTCCGGGTCGAGGGCCACCGCGTACCAACCGCGATCCTCCAGCCAGAAGTCGCGGTTGAAGCGCTCGTACAACGCCGCCGCCTCCCGTTCGAGCCGGTCGGCGAAGGCCGCGTCGTGCCAGATCTCGCGCGCCAGCCGGGCCGCGCGGATCTTCGCGTCGTAGGCGTACCCCTGGGCCTCGCACGTCGACCGGGGGAAGCCCGGCAACCGGCCGTCGGCGTAGGAGATGCTGTCGCAGGAGTCCTTCCAGCACTGGTTTTCCAGCCCCGTCTCCACGTTGCGTCGCTGGTAGGAGAGGTAGCCCGCGCCGGTGAGGTCGGCGGGACCAGCCATCCAGGTCAGCGCCGCGCGTGTCTCCGGTTCGAGTTCCCGGACCAACGCGGTGTCCCCGCTCCACCGTTCGTACTCGTCGAGCAGCACCACGAACAGCGGGGTCGCGTCGACCGTCCCGTAGTACGGCGAGTGGGGTTGCTCCTCGAACGCCGCGGACTCGCCGTAACGCAGTTCGTGCAGGATCCGCCCGGGGTCCTCCTCCAGCACGTCGTCGTTCCGCGCGCCCTGGAGCGAGGCGAGGATGCGCAACGTCGGCGGGGTCAGCGCCGGCGTGAACGGGAGCGTCTGGAGGCAGGTGAGCAGGCTGTCGCGGCCGAACAGCGTCATGAACCAGGGCAGGCCGGCGGCCGGCACGGTGGCGCCGCCGAGCGAGAGCGGCGCGAAGCGGAGCGCGGCCAGGTCCACCAGGCTGCGGTGGTACACCTGCCGCAGGGTGGCGCTGTCGGTGTCCAGCGTCGGCGCCGCGGCCACCCAGGCCCGCACGCTCTCGGGCAGGACTGACGCGTCCGACCGCAGGGAGCGGGGCCCGGCCCGCAGGTCGACGCCGTCGGGCCGCCACGCCCGCATCTCCGCCCGCAGCTCGACCGACCAGTCGGCGCCGGGCTCCAGCCGGACCGTGAACCGGATGTCGTCGGGGGTGAACGTGGCCGGCCGGTCGGCGGTGATGGAAACCTCCCGGTGGAAGGTGTCGCGGCGGTAGCCCAGCCGCAACCCGTCCGGCGCGACCTCGGTGTACAGCTCGCCGGTCTTGACGCCGACGTCGAACTTGATCTCGAAGATGTCGGCGAAGTCGGCCGCCACCTCCAGCCGGACGTCCACCTCCCGCGGTTGCTCGCCGAAGTTGAAAACGGTGATCGACTCGGTCAGGTCGGCGTCGATGCGCCGTCGCCGGATGGCCGACACGTCCGCCTGCACGTAGTCCATCTGACCGCCGGGGACCAGGAAGAACGCCGCCTCGAAGTAGTGGCTGTCGTCCACCGACAGGGCCGTCATCCGCTCACCGTCCACCGTGAGCACCCAGCGCGACAGGTATCGGCTGTCGACGGTGAACAGGCCGACCGGTGCCGCCGTCGAGGACTCGATGTCGCCGGAGCTGTCCGACACGATGAACGTGTTGCCGTCGATGCACGACACCGTGCCCGGCACGTCCTTCATCCGACACCGCCGTCGGGCCCGCCCGGCCGGGCGCCCGCCTCCGCCCGCGACGGGAAGAGCCGCCCGATCCGCAGGGCCAGGCCGAGATCCCCGTCGACCAGGATCTCGCCCCGGCTGATCGCGGCCAGCCCGTTCATCCCGCCCGCCGCCATCGCCTCGGCGGTCCGCTCCGAGGTGGTGATGACCGTCGAGGCGGGGCCGGCGTCGTGACTGACGCGAAGGTGTCCCCGGTCGATGTCGAGTCGCCAGTGCCGCAGTCCGCCGTCGCCGCGGATGTCGATCCGGACGCTGCCGCAGACCTTGCCGAGCCGGGCGTCGTACCCCATCGCCGACAACTGGTCGAAGAAGGCGTCGGCAGACGTCATCTGGCCTCCTCGGGAGCGGCTGCCGGAGCGCTCGGCGCGTACCCCCTGCGCCGGCACGCTAACCTGCTCGTCGAGCGACGCCGGCGATCTCGTCCGATAATGGGTCGATGACGAATCCCGACCTCGACCCCGAGGTGTACCCGCCGTTGGACCCGCGCGAGGACGTGCCGGACGATCCGGGGGAACTCCTCCCGGAGACGCCCGACGAGCTGCCGGAGGCGCCGGTCGAGCCGATGCCCGACGACGGCGAGCCCGGAGGCGTCCCCGAACCGGCCTGACCCGCGGCCGGCGGGCCGCCCCGGTCCGCCGAACACGCCCGCTACGCCGACGGGCGCTGCTCGAACCAGTCGAACGCGGCGGTGCCGGCCGTCACGTACATGCCGATGACCCGTCCGGTGAAGCCGGCCGCGACCTCGGTGGACAGGTAACGGCCGTCGAGTTCGGCAAGCAGGTGGGTGCCGTCGGCGGTGGCCACCTCGAACGTGACCATGTCGCAGCCGGCGGGCCGTACGCCGAGGGGCGCGGCGCCGGCCGCCGGCTCGGCGGCCGAGGTCACGGTCGGCGGGCGGAGGTCGTGGGTCCGGGTGGCGACGGTCAGGACGAGCGGACCGCCGTCGACCGCGAGGGTGGCGAAGACCTGGTGGAACGGCCCGACCCGGCCGACGACCCGCACGGTGCCGTCGCGGACCTCCAGGTCGTAGTGGTGTGCCTCGTCGATCCGGATGGTGAGCCCGGCGGTGCCGCCACCCGGGTCCAGGCGTGCGCTGGCGCGGCAGTCGTGGTGCCGCTGGCGCATCCCCACGATCGTCGCGCCGGCGCGGTCAAGGGTCGTCCCGGTGGCGTGCAGGGTCAGCCATCCGGGCCGGGCGGTGAGCGACCAGGCCGCGTCGGGCCGGGCGCGGGGCGAGATCCACTCTGGTGCGAGGACGGCCGAGTCGAAGTCGTCGCGGTGCGGAGCGGTCTCGACCTGGATCGCGCCGGCCGGGGCGGTGCTGGCGGGCGCGGGGGTGACCTCCCGGACGGGGTCGACGACCGGCCAGCCGTCCACCCAGCGCACCGGCGCGAGGAAGGTCTCCCGGCCGAGGACGTGGTAGGGCGGCCACTGCCCCCGGGCCCGGATGCCGAGCAGGAGCATCCACCAACTGCCGTCGGCGGCCTGGACCAGGTCGGCGTGCCCGGTGGCCTGCACCGGCAGGTCGGTGCTCCGGTGGGTGAGGATCGGGTTGGCCGGCGCCGGCTCAAAGGGACCGCGAGGGCTGCGCGACCGGGCGACCGAGACGGCGTGCCCGGTGTGCGTGCCGCCCTCGGAGAGCAGCAGGTACCACCAACCGTCGATCGGGTAGAGATGCGGGGCCTCCGGATACTGGCCGCCGGTGCCCGACCACAGGTGGATCGGGCCCTCCAGGACCCGGCCCCGTTCCGGGTCGATCCGGTAGAGGTCCACGCCGGAGGTGGTCAGCCAGCAGTTGCCCTCGTCGTCCCAGGCCAGCGACGGGTCGACGTGCGGCAGGTCGAACCAGACCGGCTCGGACCATGGGCCGGTGGGATCCGGGGCGGAGACGATGAGGTGCCGGCCCACGCTGACGTTCGTGGTGACCACCCAGAACCGGCCGTCGTGGTGGCGGATGGTGGGCGCGAAGATGCCCTGGGACGCCACGGTGTCCGGCGGGAGCGGTAGCTGGCTCGGCCGGTCCAGGACGTTGCCGATCTGCCGCCAGTTGACCAGATCCCGGCTGTGCAGGAGCGGCACCCCCGGGACGTACTCGAAGCTGGAGCAGACCAGATAGTAGTCCGCCCCGACCCGGCAGACGCTCGGGTCGGGGTGGAAGCCGGGCACGACCGGATTGCGGTAGGACGAGCCTGCGGACACGAGCGACCACCCCCGACAAAATGTTCACGATAACGTCAGACGTCTTGACGCCGCTGACCCATCCACGAAACCCTATGGATCTGAGGCGGCAACCGCCGGGAGTCCGGTGGCCGACCCCATGCGGGACATCAACGTTCATGGTGCGGACGGGCGGCACCTGTTAGCGCTAACAGCGAACGCGCTCGCGCGCCGCGTCGCCCCCGTGCGTCTCGGCGAGCGGTGCGCCACCTGCTCCGAAAGGGATGGTAGGCATGAGGATGCTCGCTCGCGGTCGCCGGACGGCCACCGCGTTGGCGGCCGGACTGCTGCTGGTGACGGCCGGAGCCGCCACCGTGCTGCGGACACCCGAGGCGCTCGCCCTCGCCAACGGTGCGGCTCGTACGCCGCCGATGGGGTGGAACAGTTGGAACACGTTTGGTTGCAATATCAGTGAGTCGTTGATCCGGCAGATGGCGGACGCGATGGTGAGTTCTGGTATGCGGGATGCCGGGTATGAGTATGTGGTGGTGGATGACTGTTGGATGAACCCGAATCGGGATTCGGCGGGGAATCTGCAGGGGGATCCGGGTCGGTTTCCGTCGGGGATGAAGGCCCTGGGTGACTACATTCATGCGCGGGGGTTGAAGTTCGGGATCTATCAGGGTCCGTTGACGAAGACGTGTGCGCAGTATTTCAACAGTTATCCGGGGTCGACGGGGGCGCAGGGGCATGAGGTGCAGGACGCGCGTCAGTTCGCGTCCTGGGGGGTGGACTATCTGAAGTACGACTGGTGTTCGCCGTCTGGGTCGATCGATGAGCAGGTGCGGGTGTTCAACCTGATGCGTGATGCCCTGGCGGGGACGGGTCGGCCGATCGTGTACAGCATCAACTCCAACAGTGTGCATTCGAAGACGGGTCCGCAGCGGGACTGGGGTGATGTGGCGAACATGTGGCGGACCACCGAGGACATCACGAACACGTGGAACTCGGGGCAGACCAACGGGTATCCGATGGGGATCCAGAACATTGTGGACGTGACGGTGCCGCTTGCGGGGCGGGCGAGGCCGGGGGCGTTCAACGACATGGACATGTTGGAGGTGGGTCGGGGTG
The genomic region above belongs to Micromonospora sp. WMMD1128 and contains:
- a CDS encoding cellulose binding domain-containing protein, giving the protein MLARGRRTATALAAGLLLVTAGAATVLRTPEALALANGAARTPPMGWNSWNTFGCNISESLIRQMADAMVSSGMRDAGYEYVVVDDCWMNPNRDSAGNLQGDPGRFPSGMKALGDYIHARGLKFGIYQGPLTKTCAQYFNSYPGSTGAQGHEVQDARQFASWGVDYLKYDWCSPSGSIDEQVRVFNLMRDALAGTGRPIVYSINSNSVHSKTGPQRDWGDVANMWRTTEDITNTWNSGQTNGYPMGIQNIVDVTVPLAGRARPGAFNDMDMLEVGRGGMTDTEMRSHFALWAVLASPLIAGNDLRNMNAATQTILKNPTLIGISQDALALQAAQVSFDGTRRVLAKRLANGDVAVALFNQGSGTTTISTTAAAVGLSGSNFTLRDAWTNTTSSSTGAISASVPGHGTVVYRVSGGTGTPTPTPTVTPTVSPSPTVPPTTPPPSTGACQVTYAITGQWPDGFQGDVTVRNTGTTAVNGWTLRWSFANGQQINQAWGATYTQSGAQVTATNVAYNGAISPGGTATFGFLAGWSGGNTRPTAFTLNGQSCDVA
- a CDS encoding beta-1,3-glucanase family protein; the protein is MRLRKRLLAAASTLLVALGSGPPLAAPAQAIGPSLLPVTVTNTTGRADAVHLYVIGTQLSTGRLGYVTASGAFVAWTGGQIPPSPAPDASIPGPGNGGSTTLQFPRGFSGRVYFALGQKLKFLLTPDGLVQPAPWAAGDANRDILFDWSEFTYNDSGLWLNSSQVDMFAVPHAVTVTGSNGVTRRTGDVVANGRNAVIDGIRAQSGWANTVQTRSDGTVLRVLAPGKAAGAGLLSATYLDSYIAAAWNAYTTKTLTVAPFADQPSVRYYGRTSGTTMTFTNGSGQVVASFKRPSSASVWGCDGDLPAPNDQVVGPISRTLCAALNRGTLGTVDTQPSTDAAAFYRNSPTNQYARLIHANMADGKAYAFAFDDVGAFESLVHDGDPRSAGLILSPFGGGSTSTATALVSSLNNKCVDVPSSNFVDRAPLQMWNCNNTNAQKWTFSGSALRSQNGKCMDVDGGSTANGATVQLYACNGTGAQQFTLTAAGDLVNPQANRCVDIKDRNTADGARLQLWDCNGTTGQKWRKG
- a CDS encoding glycoside hydrolase family 43 protein, with protein sequence MSAGSSYRNPVVPGFHPDPSVCRVGADYYLVCSSFEYVPGVPLLHSRDLVNWRQIGNVLDRPSQLPLPPDTVASQGIFAPTIRHHDGRFWVVTTNVSVGRHLIVSAPDPTGPWSEPVWFDLPHVDPSLAWDDEGNCWLTTSGVDLYRIDPERGRVLEGPIHLWSGTGGQYPEAPHLYPIDGWWYLLLSEGGTHTGHAVSVARSRSPRGPFEPAPANPILTHRSTDLPVQATGHADLVQAADGSWWMLLLGIRARGQWPPYHVLGRETFLAPVRWVDGWPVVDPVREVTPAPASTAPAGAIQVETAPHRDDFDSAVLAPEWISPRARPDAAWSLTARPGWLTLHATGTTLDRAGATIVGMRQRHHDCRASARLDPGGGTAGLTIRIDEAHHYDLEVRDGTVRVVGRVGPFHQVFATLAVDGGPLVLTVATRTHDLRPPTVTSAAEPAAGAAPLGVRPAGCDMVTFEVATADGTHLLAELDGRYLSTEVAAGFTGRVIGMYVTAGTAAFDWFEQRPSA
- a CDS encoding SCP2 sterol-binding domain-containing protein, translated to MTSADAFFDQLSAMGYDARLGKVCGSVRIDIRGDGGLRHWRLDIDRGHLRVSHDAGPASTVITTSERTAEAMAAGGMNGLAAISRGEILVDGDLGLALRIGRLFPSRAEAGARPGGPDGGVG
- a CDS encoding glycogen debranching N-terminal domain-containing protein, with protein sequence MPGTVSCIDGNTFIVSDSSGDIESSTAAPVGLFTVDSRYLSRWVLTVDGERMTALSVDDSHYFEAAFFLVPGGQMDYVQADVSAIRRRRIDADLTESITVFNFGEQPREVDVRLEVAADFADIFEIKFDVGVKTGELYTEVAPDGLRLGYRRDTFHREVSITADRPATFTPDDIRFTVRLEPGADWSVELRAEMRAWRPDGVDLRAGPRSLRSDASVLPESVRAWVAAAPTLDTDSATLRQVYHRSLVDLAALRFAPLSLGGATVPAAGLPWFMTLFGRDSLLTCLQTLPFTPALTPPTLRILASLQGARNDDVLEEDPGRILHELRYGESAAFEEQPHSPYYGTVDATPLFVVLLDEYERWSGDTALVRELEPETRAALTWMAGPADLTGAGYLSYQRRNVETGLENQCWKDSCDSISYADGRLPGFPRSTCEAQGYAYDAKIRAARLAREIWHDAAFADRLEREAAALYERFNRDFWLEDRGWYAVALDPDGTPVDSLTSNIGHLLWSGIVPPERAARVAEHLMSPALFSGWGVRTLAEGQGRYNPLGYHTGTVWPFDNSFIAWGLRRYGFTDEAGRIAEAIISAAAYFEGRLPEAFGGFDRRTTRYPVRYPTAGSPQAWSSGAPLLLLRTLLGLDPHEDHLATIPALPPTFEHIALLNVPGRWGRMDAFARHRPDNSPETY